The Littorina saxatilis isolate snail1 linkage group LG15, US_GU_Lsax_2.0, whole genome shotgun sequence genome contains a region encoding:
- the LOC138948885 gene encoding zinc transporter Slc39a7-like has translation MAASSWRFGRRCQVLLFVIAVCLLPAILQGHGHAHDHDDHGHAHDQPASFKYSKQANAPEADVDSDHHGHAHAHDHGHAHDHGHAHDHGHAHDHGHAHAHGHAPSHGHSHTKPGETKKGIEEFERGARTVGTGPAWSVWLKALAATAFISISPIFILYFVPLNDADEQRDLLKILLSFASGGLLGDAFLHLIPHAISPHSHGEEGGDHGHSHGHSHESHGHSHESHSHDMGVGLWVLGGIVAFLMVEKFVRFVKEGSGEHGHSHGHSHAAPKKQVTDKKTKPKDAKETSDGDKKDDEKKTKSPKKAKDSDEETEDKKDEEEEKEEKKEKTGDKKDDSAVKKSDSDSTEKEEHHGSDIKVAGYLNLAADFAHNFTDGLAIGASFLGGNTLGLITTATIFLHEIPHEIGDFAILVQSGCTKKKAMMLQFSTAIGAMLGTLCSLLAGGVGVAATAWILPFTAGGFIYIATVSVIPELLEEAKIKQSVMEIAALLFGVYMMVLIAQYE, from the exons ATGGCGGCTTCCAGCTGGAGATTCGGACGCCGCTGCCAAGTGTTGCTGTTTGTGATTGCTGTCTGTCTCCTGCCGGCCATTTTGCAGGGTCACGGTCACGCTCATGATCATGACGATCACGGCCACGCGCACGACCAGCCTGCGTCTTTTAAATACAGTAAGCAAGCCAACGCACCGGAGGCAGACGTCGATTCAGACCACCATGGCCACGCACACGCTCATGACCACGGACACGCTCACGACCACGGACACGCACACGACCATGGGCATGCTCACGACCACGGGCATGCCCACGCTCACGGGCACGCTCCTTCCCACGGGCATTCGCACACTAAACCAGGCGAGACGAAGAAAGGAATTGAGGAGTTTGAGAGAGGAGCACGCACCGTCGGCACTGGACCTGCCTGGTCTGTGTGGCTCAAAGCGCTAGCCGCCACCGCTTTCATCAGCATCTCTCCCATTTTCATCCTGTATTTTGTGCCTCTCAACGACGCCGATGAACAGAGAGACTTGCTGAAAATCTTGCTGAGCTTCGCTTCTGGAGGATTACTCGGCGACGCCTTTTTGCATCTGATTCCGCACGCCATCTCTCCCCACAGTCATGGAGAAGAAGGGGGAGACCATGGCCACTCTCATGGACACTCTCACGAATCTCACGGTCATTCACACGAATCCCACTCGCACGACATGGGTGTCGGGTTGTGGGTGCTAGGTGGAATTGTAGCGTTTTTGATGGTGGAGAAGTTTGTTCGATTTGTGAAAGAAGGGAGCGGGGAGCATGGGCACAGTCATGGTCACTCCCATGCCGCTCCAAAGAAACAGGTGACAGACAAGAAGACCAAGCCTAAAGACGCTAAGGAGACAAGTGATGGTGACAAGAAAGATGACGAGAAAAAGACGAAAAGTCCAAAGAAAGCTAAGGACAGTGATGAGGAGACTGAAGACAAGAAAGACGAGGAAgaggaaaaagaagagaagaaagagaaaactggagATAAGAAGGATGATTCTGCAGTGAAGAAGAGTGATTCAGACAGCACTGAGAAAGAAG AACATCATGGGTCTGACATCAAGGTGGCTGGGTACCTTAACTTGGCTGCTGATTTTGCTCACAACTTCACTGATGGTCTTGCTATTGGCGCCTCCTTCCTTGGAGGAAACACCTTGGGTCTCATCACCACGGCAACCATCTTCCTGCATGAAATTCCACATGAGATTGGCGACTTTGCTATCCTGGTGCAGTCTGGCTGTACAAAGAAAAAG GCCATGATGCTGCAGTTTTCCACAGCTATCGGTGCCATGCTGGGAACTTTGTGCAGTCTGCTAGCTGGTGGGGTCGGGGTGGCTGCCACTGCATGGATTCTCCCCTTCACTGCTGGTGGCTTTATCTACATCGCCACCGTTTCCGTCATTCCGGAACTGCTGGAGGAGGCCAAGATCAAACAGTCGGTGATGGAGATCGCCGCTCTGCTCTTTGGCGTCTACATGATGGTGCTCATTGCCCAGTATGAGTGA